In Sphingomonas sp. G-3-2-10, a single window of DNA contains:
- a CDS encoding SRPBCC domain-containing protein: protein MRLTAIALAIAALAAPAAAQTRTESDGTRTLATDVWVPAAPASVWEAVTTAEGWKRWAVPAAWYVAPDLLETSYDADAQPGGANNIQQRIVARLPGRLLVFRNAKTPPGFPHAAEFAGVTQFMELIPEGEGTRVRLTGAGYPAGPAGDTLLRFFVTGNQQTLDQLAARFGTAPLDFLAGHCWKGTLPTGDANIHCFDRTEGQVRDRHEVLREGKKVYGGETLYAWNPAERRIDYVYTGMGGGEMRGTARRDGEDLDFGTTDHVARDGTRITITTRWVRVAPNIYEARDSSPTPKFNHNIRYTRVD from the coding sequence ATGCGCCTGACTGCCATCGCACTTGCCATTGCTGCCCTCGCCGCGCCGGCCGCGGCACAGACGCGCACCGAATCCGACGGCACCCGCACGCTGGCGACCGACGTCTGGGTCCCGGCCGCGCCCGCTTCGGTATGGGAAGCCGTCACCACGGCCGAAGGCTGGAAACGCTGGGCTGTCCCCGCCGCCTGGTATGTCGCGCCCGATCTGCTCGAGACCAGCTATGACGCCGATGCGCAGCCCGGTGGCGCAAACAATATCCAGCAACGGATCGTCGCTCGCCTGCCCGGCCGCCTGCTCGTGTTCCGCAACGCGAAGACACCGCCGGGCTTCCCCCATGCCGCCGAGTTCGCCGGCGTCACCCAGTTCATGGAGCTGATCCCCGAAGGCGAAGGCACTCGCGTCCGCCTGACCGGCGCGGGCTATCCGGCCGGGCCCGCCGGCGACACGCTGCTGCGCTTCTTCGTCACCGGCAACCAGCAGACGCTCGACCAGCTTGCCGCCCGGTTCGGCACCGCGCCGCTCGATTTCCTCGCCGGCCATTGCTGGAAGGGAACGCTCCCCACCGGCGACGCCAATATCCATTGCTTCGACCGCACCGAAGGCCAGGTCCGCGACCGCCACGAAGTGCTGCGCGAGGGGAAGAAGGTCTATGGCGGCGAGACGCTCTATGCGTGGAACCCGGCCGAGCGGCGGATCGATTACGTCTATACCGGCATGGGCGGCGGCGAGATGCGCGGCACCGCACGGCGCGACGGCGAGGATCTCGATTTCGGCACGACAGATCATGTCGCGAGGGACGGCACCCGCATCACCATCACCACCCGCTGGGTCCGCGTCGCGCCGAACATCTACGAAGCGCGCGATTCCTCGCCCACGCCGAAGTTCAATCACAATATCCGCTACACGCGGGTCGATTGA
- a CDS encoding winged helix-turn-helix domain-containing protein, translating into MGEARELRLGGVRALPSLRTLKRDDGAEEVIEPRVMQVLVALAEAGGAVVTREMLTQRCWEGRVVGEDAINRVISRLRRSADGFCGGAFRIETVTKVGYRLVIDGEAPGAQAPTKLGRRGVILGGGAAGLAVAGGLAWWGLRDRHEVPADVAPFVDQAMAAMRKGSDSGYNEAINLFRHVVDVRPGYADGWGMLACAYAMASKWRGPPFDKPLEGFARAAAARADGLERGNAMARVGLVLLLTRSGNHLRIERELRAALDVHPDQDLLLGVLAGLMMSVGRCREAARLLDHAMLSAPPSLGTLYSRVQALWAADRLGEADRAIEQVFAMYPTDTTVWFTRFYLLLHTGRADQALVQGRNLEARPRGVPADNIEMVLVAAQAAATRTKADIDAAMQVNVAAAHRGAGFAENAMQFAVTLGRIDAAFELADAYYFAKGFSTGEARFPPLAGGYTPQNARRTHLLFMPSTLAMRRDARFAPIVETLGLTRYWDEAGVKPDYLAG; encoded by the coding sequence TTGGGAGAAGCGCGCGAGCTGCGGCTGGGCGGCGTGCGCGCGCTGCCGTCGTTGCGGACGCTGAAGCGCGACGACGGCGCGGAGGAAGTGATCGAGCCGCGCGTGATGCAGGTGCTGGTCGCGCTGGCCGAAGCCGGCGGCGCGGTGGTGACACGCGAGATGCTGACCCAGCGATGCTGGGAAGGGCGCGTGGTCGGCGAGGATGCGATCAACCGGGTGATCTCGCGGCTGCGGCGATCGGCCGACGGATTCTGTGGCGGCGCGTTCCGGATCGAGACTGTTACCAAGGTGGGCTACCGGCTGGTGATCGATGGCGAGGCACCCGGGGCTCAGGCGCCGACGAAGCTGGGGCGGCGCGGGGTGATCCTGGGCGGCGGCGCGGCGGGGCTGGCCGTGGCGGGCGGGCTGGCGTGGTGGGGATTGCGCGATCGCCACGAAGTGCCCGCCGATGTCGCGCCGTTCGTCGATCAGGCGATGGCGGCGATGCGCAAGGGCAGCGACAGCGGCTACAACGAAGCGATCAACCTGTTCCGCCATGTCGTGGATGTACGGCCCGGCTATGCCGATGGCTGGGGGATGCTCGCCTGCGCCTATGCGATGGCGTCGAAATGGCGCGGGCCGCCGTTCGACAAGCCGCTCGAAGGCTTTGCGCGCGCCGCAGCCGCGCGAGCGGACGGGCTCGAGCGCGGGAACGCGATGGCTCGCGTCGGCCTTGTCCTGCTGCTGACGCGCAGCGGCAACCATCTGCGGATCGAACGCGAACTGCGCGCGGCGCTCGATGTGCATCCGGATCAGGATCTGCTGCTGGGCGTGCTGGCCGGGCTGATGATGAGCGTGGGGCGATGCCGCGAGGCGGCCCGGCTGCTCGATCATGCGATGCTCAGCGCACCCCCCTCGCTCGGTACGCTCTATTCGCGAGTGCAGGCGCTGTGGGCGGCGGACCGGCTGGGCGAAGCGGACCGGGCGATCGAGCAGGTCTTTGCGATGTACCCGACCGACACGACGGTGTGGTTCACTCGCTTCTATCTGCTGCTGCATACCGGCCGGGCGGATCAGGCGCTGGTGCAGGGGCGCAATCTGGAGGCGCGGCCGCGCGGGGTGCCGGCCGACAATATCGAGATGGTGCTGGTCGCGGCCCAGGCAGCGGCGACCCGGACGAAAGCGGACATCGACGCAGCGATGCAGGTCAATGTCGCCGCCGCGCATCGCGGGGCGGGGTTCGCAGAGAATGCGATGCAGTTCGCGGTGACGCTGGGGCGGATCGACGCGGCCTTCGAACTGGCCGACGCCTATTATTTCGCGAAGGGCTTCTCGACCGGGGAGGCGCGGTTTCCGCCGCTGGCGGGCGGGTACACGCCGCAGAATGCGCGGCGGACGCATCTGCTGTTCATGCCCTCGACGCTGGCGATGCGGCGCGATGCGCGGTTCGCGCCGATCGTCGAGACGCTGGGGCTGACGCGATACTGGGACGAGGCCGGGGTGAAGCCGGATTATCTGGCGGGATGA
- the pepF gene encoding oligoendopeptidase F, with translation MTELSRREALTAAALVTLAAAAPAWAQDTAKAAAEWDLTDLYKSDADWDAARKGALARLPEIAKYKGRLGESADVLAQALTLQSELVMIISRVYVYSSLKGDEDVRVSLWQERGAQAFDLYSQFGAASAWVSPELLTLGADKINGFVAANNVLKTRFDFYLANTIRQAAHTLSAEGEELLALSSAALQTPDEVSGQLRSSDIPWPSVKLSTGKEVRLDSQGYTLNRDAPNRDDRKLVFDTFWTAHGKFQNSFGATYNGQVKGDIFNAKARKYKTSLEAAISGNNIPEAVYRTLVAEANKGLPQLHRYFQLRRKMLKLPDLGYWDIYPPLVALDRSFTLDQMRTLTLESCKPLGKDYMDRITKATAAKWMDPWPRPGKRPGAYMQPGAADVHPYLLLNLSDKYDGLSTYTHEWGHALHSLLAIANQPYEKTDYPIFLAEIASTLNEDLLSAYMLKNAKTKEEKLFYLGMQMENIRGTFFRQTMFAEFELKAHDMAEAGEGLSGEKFTAVYFDLLKRYHGPNVKMEAAYGNEWAYIPHFYNAFYVYQYATCVSAAGFFSRAILKGGPKERDNYLSVLKAGGSDYPTEILKRAGLDMATPAPYQALIANFKDVLDQAEALLG, from the coding sequence ATGACCGAACTCTCGCGCCGCGAGGCGCTGACCGCCGCCGCGCTCGTCACGCTCGCCGCAGCCGCGCCTGCCTGGGCTCAGGACACTGCCAAGGCCGCCGCCGAATGGGATCTGACCGATCTCTACAAGAGCGACGCCGATTGGGACGCGGCCCGCAAGGGCGCGCTGGCCCGTCTGCCCGAAATCGCGAAGTATAAGGGGCGCCTTGGCGAAAGCGCCGATGTGCTGGCGCAGGCGCTGACGCTCCAGTCGGAGCTCGTGATGATCATCTCGCGCGTGTACGTCTATTCCAGCCTCAAGGGCGACGAGGATGTCCGCGTCTCGCTGTGGCAGGAACGCGGCGCGCAGGCCTTCGATCTCTACAGCCAGTTCGGCGCGGCGTCGGCATGGGTCAGTCCGGAACTGCTCACGCTGGGCGCGGACAAGATCAACGGCTTCGTCGCCGCGAACAACGTGCTCAAGACGCGCTTCGATTTCTATCTCGCCAACACCATCCGCCAAGCCGCGCACACGCTCTCGGCGGAGGGCGAGGAACTGCTCGCCTTGTCCTCGGCGGCACTGCAGACCCCGGACGAAGTCTCGGGCCAGCTGCGCTCGTCGGACATTCCGTGGCCGAGCGTGAAGCTGTCGACCGGCAAGGAAGTCCGCCTCGATTCTCAGGGCTATACGCTCAACCGCGACGCGCCCAACCGCGACGATCGCAAGCTGGTGTTCGACACCTTCTGGACCGCGCACGGCAAGTTCCAGAACTCGTTCGGCGCCACCTATAACGGCCAAGTGAAGGGCGACATCTTCAACGCCAAGGCCCGCAAGTACAAGACGTCGCTGGAGGCCGCGATCTCGGGCAACAACATTCCCGAGGCCGTCTATCGCACCCTCGTCGCCGAAGCGAACAAGGGCCTGCCCCAGCTCCACCGCTATTTCCAGCTGCGCCGCAAGATGCTCAAGCTGCCGGACCTCGGCTATTGGGACATCTATCCCCCGCTCGTCGCGCTCGACCGCAGCTTCACGCTCGATCAGATGCGCACCCTGACGCTCGAGTCCTGCAAGCCGCTGGGCAAGGACTATATGGACCGCATCACCAAGGCGACGGCGGCCAAGTGGATGGATCCGTGGCCGCGCCCCGGCAAGCGCCCCGGCGCGTACATGCAGCCCGGCGCCGCCGACGTGCATCCCTATCTGCTGCTCAATCTCAGCGACAAATATGACGGGCTGAGCACCTACACCCACGAATGGGGCCATGCCCTCCACTCGCTGCTCGCCATCGCCAACCAGCCTTACGAGAAGACCGATTATCCGATCTTCCTCGCCGAGATCGCCTCGACGCTGAACGAGGATCTGCTGAGCGCGTACATGCTCAAGAACGCCAAGACCAAGGAAGAGAAGCTCTTCTACCTCGGCATGCAGATGGAGAATATCCGCGGCACCTTCTTCCGCCAGACGATGTTCGCCGAATTCGAGCTGAAGGCGCACGACATGGCCGAGGCAGGCGAAGGCCTGTCGGGCGAGAAGTTCACCGCGGTCTATTTCGACCTGCTCAAGCGCTATCACGGCCCGAACGTGAAGATGGAGGCGGCGTACGGCAACGAGTGGGCGTATATCCCCCACTTCTACAACGCCTTCTACGTCTATCAGTACGCCACCTGCGTCTCGGCGGCGGGCTTCTTCTCGCGCGCGATCCTCAAGGGCGGGCCGAAGGAGCGCGACAATTACCTGTCGGTGCTCAAGGCAGGCGGCTCGGACTATCCGACCGAGATCCTCAAGCGCGCCGGCCTCGATATGGCGACCCCGGCACCGTATCAGGCGCTGATCGCCAACTTCAAGGACGTGCTCGATCAGGCCGAAGCGCTGCTCGGCTGA
- the sppA gene encoding signal peptide peptidase SppA: MKLVKGAWKILVGIKDGLVLVFMLLFFIALFGVLSARPNGTSIRDGALVVALDGMLVEQPEEADPFASFGGGDVMKQQRLRDVVRGLDAAVKDDRVKAVVLDLDRFIGGYPAAVSEVANAVGRVKASGKPVLAYATAYTDASYLIAANASEVWVHPYGGTLFAGPGGSRTYYKGLMDRLGVNVHVYKVGKFKSAVEPYIRADMSPEAREANAALYGNIFDQWKAAVAKARPKARIADYLTKPDEVIAASKGDIADANLAMGVVDRKGDRLAFGKRVAEIVGARDDKPAGNFKGIRFADWLSAHPLPTSGDKIGVITIAGEIVDGKAGPGVAAGDTVSKLLLEGLQKNNLKALVVRVDSPGGSVLASEQIRQAILEAKAKGLPVVVSMGSLAASGGYWVSTPGDVIFAEPNTITGSIGIFGIIPTFENTLAKIGVTTDGTPTTPLTGQPDVMGGTNAVTDRVLQSAIEQGYSRFINLVATSRKLTPQRVDEIGQGRVWVGGTAHQLKLVDRFGGLNDAIAEAARRAKIDPAKVQPVFFEKQPDGWATFFAGLMQDKEGDDEWIDSPAGPDAYARIAAVRRSVFVQAIGDAQRLALGSSVQARCLECAALGPVRTSATDERSLLQLLFARLIG, encoded by the coding sequence GTGAAGCTGGTGAAGGGCGCCTGGAAGATTTTGGTGGGGATCAAGGACGGTCTGGTCCTGGTCTTCATGCTGCTGTTCTTCATTGCCCTGTTCGGGGTGCTTTCGGCCCGGCCGAACGGCACGTCGATCCGCGACGGCGCGCTGGTGGTCGCGCTCGACGGGATGCTGGTCGAGCAGCCCGAGGAAGCCGATCCGTTCGCATCGTTCGGCGGCGGCGACGTGATGAAGCAGCAGCGGCTGCGCGACGTGGTGCGCGGGCTCGACGCCGCAGTGAAGGACGACCGCGTCAAGGCGGTGGTACTCGATCTCGACCGCTTCATCGGCGGCTATCCCGCGGCGGTTTCCGAAGTCGCCAATGCCGTCGGCCGGGTGAAGGCCAGCGGCAAGCCAGTGCTGGCCTATGCCACCGCCTATACCGACGCGAGCTATCTGATCGCGGCCAATGCCAGCGAAGTGTGGGTCCACCCCTATGGGGGCACGCTGTTCGCGGGGCCGGGCGGATCGCGCACCTATTACAAGGGGCTGATGGACAGGCTGGGCGTCAACGTCCACGTCTATAAGGTCGGCAAGTTCAAGTCGGCAGTGGAGCCCTATATCCGCGCCGACATGTCGCCCGAGGCGCGCGAGGCGAATGCCGCGCTGTACGGGAACATCTTCGACCAGTGGAAGGCGGCGGTCGCCAAGGCGCGGCCCAAGGCGCGGATCGCCGATTACCTGACCAAGCCGGACGAAGTGATCGCGGCGTCGAAGGGCGATATCGCCGACGCCAACCTCGCGATGGGCGTGGTCGATCGCAAGGGCGACCGGCTTGCCTTCGGCAAGCGCGTGGCCGAGATCGTCGGCGCGCGCGACGACAAGCCGGCAGGCAATTTCAAGGGCATCCGCTTCGCCGACTGGCTGAGCGCGCATCCGCTGCCGACCAGCGGCGACAAGATCGGCGTCATCACGATCGCCGGCGAGATCGTCGACGGCAAGGCCGGACCGGGCGTCGCCGCGGGCGACACGGTGAGCAAGCTGCTGCTCGAGGGGCTGCAGAAGAACAACCTCAAGGCGCTGGTGGTGCGCGTCGATTCGCCGGGGGGGTCGGTGCTCGCCTCTGAGCAGATCCGTCAGGCGATCCTCGAAGCCAAGGCCAAGGGCCTGCCGGTGGTGGTCTCGATGGGTAGCCTTGCGGCGAGCGGCGGATACTGGGTTTCGACGCCGGGCGATGTGATCTTCGCCGAGCCGAACACGATCACCGGGTCGATCGGCATCTTCGGAATCATCCCGACGTTCGAGAACACGCTGGCCAAGATCGGCGTGACCACCGACGGCACGCCGACCACGCCGCTGACCGGCCAGCCCGACGTGATGGGCGGGACCAATGCGGTGACCGACCGGGTGCTGCAATCGGCGATCGAGCAGGGCTATTCGCGCTTCATCAATCTGGTCGCGACCTCGCGCAAGCTGACCCCGCAGCGGGTGGACGAGATCGGGCAGGGCCGCGTCTGGGTCGGCGGGACCGCGCACCAGTTAAAGCTGGTCGACCGGTTTGGCGGGCTGAACGACGCGATCGCCGAAGCGGCGCGCCGGGCCAAGATCGATCCGGCCAAGGTGCAGCCGGTGTTCTTCGAGAAGCAGCCCGACGGCTGGGCGACTTTCTTCGCCGGCCTGATGCAGGACAAGGAAGGCGATGACGAGTGGATCGATTCGCCGGCCGGTCCGGATGCCTATGCGCGGATCGCGGCGGTGCGCCGTTCGGTGTTCGTGCAGGCGATCGGCGATGCGCAGCGGCTGGCGCTGGGCAGTTCGGTGCAGGCACGCTGCCTAGAATGCGCCGCGCTGGGACCGGTGCGGACATCGGCGACCGACGAACGCAGCCTGCTCCAGCTCCTGTTCGCGCGGTTGATCGGATGA
- a CDS encoding GNAT family N-acetyltransferase produces MIAIRAATPDDAAAIAAIYAPHVLTGTVSFETDPPDARQMRTRMAASEGLYPWMVVTTGGPEDGGVIGYAYATRFRDRPAYKYVVETSIYLTEASSGSGVGRLLYKALIDTLRAQGFVHAIGAIALPNDRSIRLHEGVGFQRGGVYREVGYKHGQWIDVGIWQCELNEPQTPPLEPKKFSDVGVVRA; encoded by the coding sequence ATGATCGCTATCCGGGCTGCGACGCCCGATGACGCCGCCGCGATCGCTGCAATCTATGCGCCGCATGTGCTGACCGGCACCGTCTCGTTCGAAACCGATCCGCCCGATGCGCGCCAGATGCGCACGCGGATGGCGGCGAGCGAGGGGCTGTATCCGTGGATGGTCGTCACCACCGGCGGGCCCGAGGATGGCGGGGTGATTGGCTATGCCTATGCGACCCGGTTCAGGGATCGTCCGGCGTATAAATATGTCGTCGAGACTTCGATCTACCTGACCGAGGCATCGAGCGGGTCCGGCGTGGGGCGGTTGCTGTACAAGGCGTTGATCGACACGTTGCGTGCGCAAGGCTTTGTCCATGCGATCGGCGCGATCGCGCTGCCGAACGATCGCTCGATCCGGCTGCATGAAGGCGTGGGGTTCCAGCGCGGCGGCGTCTATCGCGAGGTCGGCTATAAGCACGGACAGTGGATCGATGTCGGCATCTGGCAGTGCGAGCTGAACGAGCCGCAGACTCCCCCGTTGGAGCCGAAGAAGTTCAGCGATGTGGGCGTCGTGCGCGCCTGA
- a CDS encoding trimeric intracellular cation channel family protein has translation MDPLIAAARIGPILPWLDLFGIAVFAATGALAAARREQTFVTLAFFSIVAGIGGGAIRDLLIGAPVFWVHDERVAPLCLIVALAVWFTPHRWWTSNVFDWLDAAGIGAYGAFGAAKAVSYGIPPVPAAVMGVVTACSGGIIRDMLAGEPSILMRPELYVTAAALAAALQVGLTLAGLEPFVAGLIAASAGFALRGAAIHWNLGLPSYRH, from the coding sequence ATGGACCCGCTCATCGCCGCCGCCAGGATCGGCCCGATCCTTCCCTGGCTCGACCTGTTCGGCATCGCCGTCTTCGCCGCCACCGGCGCCCTGGCCGCCGCACGGCGCGAGCAGACCTTCGTCACGCTGGCTTTCTTCTCGATCGTCGCCGGGATCGGCGGCGGCGCGATCCGCGATCTGCTGATCGGCGCCCCGGTTTTCTGGGTGCATGACGAGCGCGTCGCGCCGCTTTGCCTCATCGTCGCGCTCGCGGTGTGGTTCACCCCGCATCGCTGGTGGACCAGCAATGTGTTCGACTGGCTCGATGCCGCCGGGATCGGCGCCTATGGCGCGTTCGGCGCGGCCAAGGCAGTGAGCTACGGCATCCCGCCGGTGCCCGCGGCGGTGATGGGCGTGGTCACCGCCTGCTCGGGCGGCATCATCCGCGACATGCTGGCGGGCGAGCCTTCGATCCTGATGCGACCCGAACTCTATGTCACCGCCGCCGCGCTGGCTGCCGCGCTCCAGGTCGGGCTTACGCTGGCCGGGCTCGAACCTTTCGTCGCGGGCCTGATCGCCGCTTCGGCGGGCTTTGCCCTGCGCGGCGCGGCGATCCACTGGAATCTCGGCCTGCCGTCCTATCGGCACTAG
- a CDS encoding DUF2314 domain-containing protein: MQKFAMLLAIALAAPVAAHAQSQPTPKTTPRPAHDRIVDVAKGDPEMQAAIAKARAELPGFFARSAAPQSGDSYFLVKYNLTPQGTAEFIWAEVIAHKGDTTIARLINNPRAPGFAKGQQVTVRNADIIDWGYVKNGVMQGNYTTRILLPHMAPAEAAALRRAYGW, translated from the coding sequence CGCGCTCGCCGCACCCGTCGCCGCTCACGCCCAGAGCCAGCCGACCCCCAAAACCACACCCCGTCCCGCGCATGACCGCATCGTCGATGTGGCGAAGGGCGATCCCGAGATGCAGGCGGCGATCGCGAAGGCGCGCGCCGAACTGCCCGGCTTCTTCGCCCGCTCCGCTGCGCCGCAGTCCGGGGATTCCTACTTCCTGGTCAAGTACAACCTCACGCCCCAGGGCACGGCCGAGTTCATCTGGGCCGAGGTCATCGCGCACAAGGGCGATACGACCATCGCCCGGCTGATCAACAATCCCCGCGCGCCCGGCTTCGCCAAGGGCCAGCAGGTCACGGTGCGCAATGCCGACATCATCGACTGGGGGTATGTGAAGAACGGCGTGATGCAGGGCAATTACACCACCCGTATCCTCCTGCCGCACATGGCCCCCGCCGAAGCCGCAGCGCTGCGCCGGGCTTACGGCTGGTAG
- a CDS encoding YoaK family protein yields MLRRAALGHDGTMHRTEPPLAAIAICLAALAGFVDALAFTSLGGFFASFMSGNSTRLGVGLGSGRSGDAIIAIALVMSFVAGVILASVIVRARPRHDKALVMAAVTAFLAIAAVVAGIAPGSLVLMLLALAMGTENGILHRDGEVSVGLTYMTGALVRTGQRLAGALMGDADRWGWVPWLLLWAGFVAGVVLGVGAQAYMGWKALWFAAAASAVLTLLIGRIGRAAPYQP; encoded by the coding sequence TTGCTCCGTCGCGCCGCGCTGGGGCATGACGGCACCATGCACCGTACCGAACCGCCGCTTGCCGCCATCGCCATCTGCCTCGCGGCGCTGGCCGGATTTGTCGATGCGCTGGCGTTCACCAGCCTGGGCGGATTCTTCGCGTCGTTCATGAGCGGCAACTCCACCCGGCTGGGCGTGGGGCTCGGCAGCGGGCGGAGCGGCGATGCGATCATCGCGATCGCGCTGGTGATGAGCTTCGTGGCGGGCGTGATTCTGGCGAGCGTGATCGTCCGCGCACGGCCGCGGCACGACAAGGCGCTGGTGATGGCGGCGGTGACTGCGTTTCTGGCGATCGCGGCGGTGGTGGCGGGCATCGCGCCGGGATCGCTGGTGCTGATGCTGCTCGCGCTGGCGATGGGGACCGAGAACGGCATCCTCCACCGCGACGGCGAAGTCTCGGTCGGGCTGACCTATATGACCGGCGCGCTGGTGCGGACGGGGCAGCGGCTGGCGGGCGCGCTGATGGGCGATGCGGATCGCTGGGGCTGGGTCCCGTGGCTGCTGCTGTGGGCCGGGTTCGTCGCGGGCGTGGTGCTGGGCGTCGGCGCGCAGGCCTATATGGGCTGGAAGGCGCTGTGGTTCGCGGCGGCGGCTTCGGCGGTGCTCACGCTGCTGATCGGACGGATCGGCCGGGCGGCGCCCTACCAGCCGTAA
- the groES gene encoding co-chaperone GroES: MSFRPLHDRVLVRRVEAEEKTAGGIIIPDTAKEKPQEGEVVAVGNGTKAEDGKVTPLDVKAGDKILFGKWSGTEVKVNGEDLLIMKESDILGIVG, translated from the coding sequence ATGAGCTTTCGTCCGTTGCACGACCGGGTTCTCGTTCGCCGCGTAGAGGCTGAAGAGAAGACTGCCGGCGGCATCATCATCCCCGACACCGCCAAGGAAAAGCCGCAAGAGGGCGAAGTCGTCGCCGTCGGCAACGGCACCAAGGCCGAAGACGGCAAGGTCACGCCGCTCGACGTCAAGGCCGGCGACAAGATCCTGTTCGGCAAGTGGTCGGGCACCGAGGTCAAGGTCAACGGCGAAGACCTGCTGATCATGAAGGAATCGGACATTCTGGGCATCGTCGGCTGA
- the groL gene encoding chaperonin GroEL (60 kDa chaperone family; promotes refolding of misfolded polypeptides especially under stressful conditions; forms two stacked rings of heptamers to form a barrel-shaped 14mer; ends can be capped by GroES; misfolded proteins enter the barrel where they are refolded when GroES binds) encodes MAAKDVKFSRDARERILRGVDTLADAVKVTLGPKGRNVVIEKSFGAPRITKDGVSVAKEIELKDKFENMGAQMLREVASKTNDVAGDGTTTATVLAQAIVREGMKSVAAGMNPMDLKRGIDLAVAKVVEDVKARSKPVSGSQEVAQVGIISANGDREVGEKIAEAMEKVGKEGVITVEEAKGLEFELDVVEGMQFDRGYLSPYFITNPEKMTVELADPYILIHEKKLSSLQAMLPILEAVVQSGRPLLIIAEDIDGEALATLVVNKLRGGLKVAAVKAPGFGDRRKAMLEDIAVLTKGEVISEDLGIKLETVTLGMLGTAKRVTIDKDNTTIVDGAGEADAIKGRTDAIRQQIENTTSDYDREKLQERLAKLAGGVAVIKVGGASEVEVKERKDRVDDALHATRAAVEEGIVPGGGTALLYATKALEGVEGANEDQTRGVDIVRKSLTALVRQIAQNAGHDGAVVSGKLLDQNDTSFGFNAATDKYENLVTAGVIDPTKVVRTALQNAASVSGLLITTEAAISELPEDKPAMPMGGGGMGGMGGMDF; translated from the coding sequence ATGGCAGCCAAGGACGTAAAATTCAGCCGCGACGCGCGTGAGCGCATCCTGCGCGGCGTCGACACGCTCGCAGACGCAGTCAAGGTCACGCTGGGGCCGAAGGGCCGCAACGTCGTGATCGAAAAGAGCTTCGGCGCACCGCGCATCACCAAGGACGGCGTCAGCGTCGCCAAGGAAATCGAGCTCAAGGACAAGTTCGAGAATATGGGCGCGCAGATGCTGCGCGAAGTCGCGTCGAAGACCAACGACGTCGCCGGCGACGGCACCACCACCGCGACCGTTCTGGCGCAGGCGATCGTGCGCGAAGGCATGAAGTCGGTTGCCGCCGGCATGAACCCGATGGATCTGAAGCGCGGCATCGATCTCGCCGTCGCCAAGGTCGTCGAGGACGTGAAGGCCCGCTCGAAGCCGGTTTCGGGTTCGCAGGAAGTCGCGCAGGTCGGCATCATCTCGGCCAATGGCGATCGTGAAGTCGGCGAGAAGATCGCCGAAGCGATGGAAAAGGTCGGCAAGGAAGGCGTGATCACCGTCGAGGAAGCGAAGGGTCTCGAATTCGAGCTCGACGTCGTCGAAGGCATGCAGTTCGACCGCGGCTACCTCTCGCCCTATTTCATCACCAACCCGGAAAAGATGACGGTCGAGCTCGCCGATCCGTACATCCTGATCCACGAGAAGAAGCTCTCGTCGCTCCAGGCGATGCTGCCGATCCTCGAAGCGGTCGTCCAGTCGGGCCGCCCGCTGCTGATCATCGCGGAAGACATTGACGGCGAGGCTCTGGCCACGCTGGTTGTCAACAAGCTGCGCGGCGGCCTCAAGGTCGCAGCGGTCAAGGCGCCGGGCTTCGGCGATCGCCGCAAGGCGATGCTCGAAGACATCGCCGTCCTCACCAAGGGCGAAGTGATCTCGGAAGACCTCGGCATCAAGCTCGAGACCGTGACCCTGGGCATGCTCGGCACCGCCAAGCGCGTCACCATCGACAAGGACAACACCACCATCGTCGACGGTGCGGGTGAAGCCGATGCGATCAAGGGCCGCACCGACGCGATCCGCCAGCAGATCGAGAACACCACCAGCGATTACGACCGTGAGAAGCTCCAGGAGCGTCTCGCCAAGCTCGCCGGCGGCGTTGCCGTGATCAAGGTCGGCGGTGCTTCGGAAGTCGAAGTGAAGGAGCGCAAGGATCGCGTCGACGACGCGCTGCACGCAACTCGCGCAGCTGTCGAAGAAGGCATCGTCCCCGGCGGCGGTACGGCACTGCTGTACGCGACCAAGGCGCTCGAAGGCGTCGAAGGCGCGAACGAGGACCAGACCCGCGGCGTGGACATCGTCCGCAAGTCGCTGACCGCGCTGGTTCGCCAGATCGCGCAGAATGCCGGCCATGACGGCGCCGTCGTGTCGGGCAAGCTGCTCGACCAGAACGACACGTCGTTCGGCTTCAACGCCGCGACCGACAAGTACGAGAACCTGGTGACCGCCGGCGTGATCGACCCGACCAAGGTCGTCCGCACCGCGCTGCAGAACGCAGCATCGGTCTCGGGCCTGCTGATCACCACCGAAGCTGCCATTTCGGAACTGCCGGAAGACAAGCCGGCAATGCCGATGGGCGGCGGCGGCATGGGCGGCATGGGGGGGATGGACTTTTAA